The following nucleotide sequence is from Bactrocera oleae isolate idBacOlea1 chromosome 2, idBacOlea1, whole genome shotgun sequence.
AGAAATAAATCCCCGTCATCCACTTATTCGTGAACTCCTGCGCCGCGTCGAAGCTGATGAGGCCGACAATACAGCGAAGGACATGGCTGTAATGATGTTCCGCACGGCCACTTTGCGTTCAGGCTTTATGCTGCAAGAGACATCGGATTTTGCAGACACCATCGAAAAAATGATGCGCCAATCTCTGGGAGTACCATTAGATGAACAAATCGAGCTGGATGAGGATGATGAGGATATTGCTGCCGATACTGGAAACGATGAGGAAAATGACAATACATTCGAAAACAAAGACAGCGAGGATGATGACGTTCACGATGAACTCTAAATTAGGGCATTTTAAGTTTAGGTCTTTagataaaattataaacttttttttataaatagtagACTGATTTTTTCCAGTTTGATCCCGTTCTTCATTTCGCCTGCATTGCATGTATATTTCTGCATCATActctgaaattatattttatttagtgaTCGAAATAAGAAGGGCAAGGCAAAGTCGCTACTCACAAggtaatattatatactatcTCAGAAAGCGATTAATACATTTCCACAAAGCGCATTTTTAGTGCTCAATTTTGGTATctacatacctacataaatttcttaaaataatggaaaatattttctacttGTAAtctagaattaaaataaaaaacaaattcaaataaaatattttgttctaaAAAATTGTTGATATTTTATTGCCTTGATTGAATGGTTttgaattcatatattttttacattattgcAAACAAGCTGTACTTGGCGTGCGCTGCTACGCCCCTTTTTgtactcgcaacatgttgctacatagtataatagttttgttaacctaacggttgtttgtatcacctaaaactaatcgagatagatatggactTAAGTACGGTATACACGGCTATCAGGTCGAAGTGGCAAGTTCAAATTTGGTTGAGAGTCTGTCCATCCTATTGAAATTCTCGTTGAATCCATTTTTTATGACCTACTTGCCCAATTTTGTCGAAATTTGGTTCATTCCCATATTACGGTGTGTGAattcggttgttgttgttgtagcggcagaatgccgagttgacagtccttggccgaatCAAAATcgggttacgtagacccgactttTGTGGGAACGTTGCGAATTCGGCCTAcagccacgcctacttctcttacaaaacaattttaaacttcTGATTCTGACACTTCACCGTACAGAAATTGAGAGCCAATTAAGATATCGggttaaaacttttcaaaaatagtGCCGTTTAGATGTGCcatccatatatatattgtacatattcaaAAATTACTCGCAGTAGCGAGTTTGAAGTaatgaaatattcaaatgattcctgaatgaattttgaatacatacttatgattaaaaatatatttttttaattattaatttaattgacttttaacacaaatatataaaaaagtacccTATGTCCATCCCCTGGTTCTAAGCTACCTTGCCATCAATTTTCAACTAAATAGGTTCAACCGTTCTTAagttataaatagtgtaactaacacgactttctttaatacatatgtacatatgtatgtcggtaattttgcacaaaaaaaggCCTCAGTTAAGACCTTCTGCAGGAGTAAACAAATAACTTTGCAAATCTTCACGTATTTCTGTGCTGTGGTTCGGACGCTCTACGGGTACATAACGAAATAgcgtttcttttttatattgaaaataaaaatatttatttttaatgtaaaaaattttttttaagttggcaCATTTAAAAGCatgtgaaaaaatttgcatacaattaaaaaaaaattaatttcggctTTCTTTTAtcttacaaattatttatatacaaatatctcCTGTATCAGTGATAATCGTCTACATCCAAGCATTGCATATATTGTAGTTGTTTATTTAAATGGGATACGGCTTCAGTATGGGAAAATTTATACTTATCCTTGAATATATGAACCAGCCATTCGGGCATCAACGCATTAGCGAATAGCGTAGGGGACTAgatatatgaaattatttgtatattattttatgtatttaagcGAATGTAGTTACCAACCAAAGATATTCCATCTTGTTCGGCCTCATATACTTCGCCAAGTTTCTGCATCATCTTCTGTTGTTTTTTATCATCGATCAACTCTATAACAGAATAGTGGTTGATTCCTTTGTAATCGTCTACTCTCCGCTTTGAGCGCAGTTCACGGAAAATAATATCTAGTTGATCTTTGTATTTAGGAAGAGTATTCAAAATTTCATCAGAGGTCATGTTATGGAGTGACctgtaaaaaaattacttaagtattattttgtttactgGCTGGCTTCTAGTAGCTTACGTTGAAATATTTAGGTGAATTTACTTACAATATTGAGACTTTTTCAGGTACTTGCACGAGATTTTCTAACATTGCTTTCATTTTCCTATTTACTCTAATCTGTTCCCGTTCTCTGCGCTTATTTTCGGCTATTTCCTCTGCAGTAGGATACACTATTTGCTTTACGTTTTTCAAGTTATTTTCGTTATATTCATTGGTTATTTTGAAAAGTGACTTCTTTAATTTGGAATCTTTTATCAAATCGTGTTTTCTTGACTGACTTTTATGCTGGTCAACGGCATCATCTTTTTCTTCTCGTTGACATTTTTTCCGTGGCGATGTCAACTTAGACGCATCATTCTCCGTTTTAGAATAAAAGCAGTCTCGCTTATCTTTGCTGACTGGCCGCGCTTTCTTCTTTTTAGTTGTTGATGTAGATTTGATGTAGTCTGACTGAAAAGGAAAACGCTTTCTAGTACGATTAGACCGACGCAATGTTGAttctttttttaaactaatctCTTCCGATGATCTCGTGACGTATTCATCACTTTTTGTGTCAGATTCAAAGCATTCACGGACAGTTTTGCTGTTTGcctttaatatgtttttgtttctaACTAAGGAAGTAAGATCTTCAGATTCATATCGACGATTTTTCACAGGGACGCGGCTTGATCGTCGTAATTCCCTGTAATGCCCATCAATGATCGGCACATATTTTGATACCGACTTTTCTGCtactttattattacttttctcTTTATCCATGCCTTTTTAATCTATATTTTGTTGCTACTTTATCAGTTTTTTATAAGAGCAATCACAATTTTGTagatgaataataaaaaaaaattttgggccCTTCAATTCAGTATTACCGCTTGGAGTTGACATTTGAAAAACGTCTACACAGATCTTTGGACGCTTATATGCAATTTCACTTAATTATGAATCTGATTTCATGTTTATTAAACACCAATGTAGCAGTTGTTACCTCCTGAAGGGTTTATGGagttttaatatacaaataatacttTGTGCTATCACCAACATAAATACAAACAGATTAACAAAACActctataataaaattaatgcatTCAATTTTGTTTCAGAAAATTTCCAATAATAATACCTATATCTGctaatatatactaatatttattgCACTAAATTAAAGATAAGGTGATTTGAAACAAAAgatgaaaaaaatgaaaatattgtgacgaacagaTGCTGATAACAAAATAGAGTCGACGATTAATTTCCAGAATTAACTTGACAGCTGTATTCGTAGTTGCCGAGTGTTCGAGTGACGAAGTTTTGTTAATGATCAGCCGGAGAATTCTAATCAGAGTGATGCCTAgtaaagagcaattgagatataAGTACGAAGTTGTAATCTCAGATAATGGGTAGTAAAGCGTTAAATTTTTGGAATCAGAAATAAAGTTAAGTGTATAGTcattaaattaagattttttctttaacaattcagtgatcgaactcaagagtgagttacaaagtaaacgatttatcgagaaatccgttacattactgttcatttctttatattacTTTGTTTCATTTTATAATACAACGATTTTCAACTCAAGTGGTGAATTTTTTAAGCTGTTTCTTATGATGTTCAAGCAAGAATAACGTCACAAATAAGTTGTGAGGATTTCTCAGAATAGAAAGCTCTAAGATTTAGTTTGCACATCAGAAGAGTAGGGATTGAAACATTTTATAAAGAATCGGTTctgattttaattttctattttttgatCCTAAAAACCGATAAGTCGAGCACAACAATCGATTATTTCTTTCGATTCTaacttaaaatacaaattagttATTATagttaatacatttatttataaaatcgcaATGTCATGAACGGGTAATtcaaatttactaaataataagggtcggctttagaataacgtcccacgctttcgtggataaaatgggtatgggcggatagaggagatcctccagatcaagaatatatatagatatagccgcgggaaacttatagttttcgagatatttacgtttaaagttgaaaatttcaactatttaaagtacgtatttttgctatttaaaatgaattatacacttgtatttttcacttttatatccactaacacttgactaattcgtttttagaaattttttttatattagatgctgcaaaaatagctttatttcaatatttaaatcattcttcaattttattaattttgacaataacaaaatggttgtgaatgtcaaaacatcagtgttgccatactaatatatttggtAAACGAATAAAACGAacgagaaaaataaaataaacagagagattgtaccctagatacaggaaacaacgcaaacagaatttctgcgcgtaaaaactttgatacaccccggtgttggatcgaccagggttattttttttgaagcgcggccgaaggccgccaacgcaaaaataagttccgcgcaaaaaaaccttgatccaccccggtgttggatcgaccagggttatttttttgaagcgcggccgaaggccgccaacgcaaaaaggagttctgcgcaaaaaaaccttgatccatcccggtgttggatcgaccagggttatttttttgaagcgcggccgaaggccgccaacgcaaaaagaagttctgcgcaaaaaaaccttgatccaccccggtgttggatcgaccagggttatttttttgaagcgcggccgaaggccgccaacccaaaaaggagttctgcgcaaaaaaaccttgatacaccccggtgttggaccgaccagggttatttttttgaagcgcggccgaaggccgccaacgcaaaaaggagttctgcgcaaaaaaaccttgatccatcccggtgttggatcgaccag
It contains:
- the LOC138855875 gene encoding uncharacterized protein CG4951-like, encoding MDKEKSNNKVAEKSVSKYVPIIDGHYRELRRSSRVPVKNRRYESEDLTSLVRNKNILKANSKTVRECFESDTKSDEYVTRSSEEISLKKESTLRRSNRTRKRFPFQSDYIKSTSTTKKKKARPVSKDKRDCFYSKTENDASKLTSPRKKCQREEKDDAVDQHKSQSRKHDLIKDSKLKKSLFKITNEYNENNLKNVKQIVYPTAEEIAENKRREREQIRVNRKMKAMLENLVQVPEKVSILSLHNMTSDEILNTLPKYKDQLDIIFRELRSKRRVDDYKGINHYSVIELIDDKKQQKMMQKLGEVYEAEQDGISLSPTLFANALMPEWLVHIFKDKYKFSHTEAVSHLNKQLQYMQCLDVDDYH